In one window of Danaus plexippus chromosome 7, MEX_DaPlex, whole genome shotgun sequence DNA:
- the LOC116770791 gene encoding uncharacterized protein LOC116770791 — protein MCLEGGCGACIVNVVKSPGEASLGVNSCMVPITSCNGWDITTIEGIGNRLKGYHPIQVTLAENNGSQCGYCSPGWVMALYSILRNRRPTMLEIEQSFGSNICRCTGYRPILEAFKKFAIDSPDVKVIPDIEDLRLCEKSREQCSKNSCSEWDWCVINKSDLTDDIPHIQLRDHRDWFKATTIDNIFSLWQQFGTESYMLVGGNTGKGVVPILEYPKLLIDINHIPELHGYYVDQNLVIGASTTLTDLMTIFEFKVCNYWRKLSIEKFTSWISI, from the exons ATGTGTCTGGAGGGAGGATGTGGCGCCTGTATCGTGAACGTCGTCAAAAGTCCTGGTGAAGCTTCTTTGGGTGTCAATTCA TGCATGGTGCCAATAACTTCTTGCAATGGCTGGGATATAACAACTATAGAGGGAATCGGTAATCGTTTGAAAGGTTATCACCCGATACAAGTGACACTCGCTGAGAACAACGGCTCTCAATGCGGTTACTGCAGTCCAGGATGGGTCATGGCATTATACAg CATACTCAGAAACCGACGGCCGACGATGCTAGAAATAGAACAATCATTTGGGAGTAACATATGCAGATGTACAGGATATAGGCCGATTTTAGAGGCGTTCAAGAAATTCGCAATAGATTCTCCTGATGTTAAGGTTATACCAGATATTGAAGATTTAAGATTATGTGAGAAGTCTAGAGAACAGTGTTCGAAAAATAGTTGTAGCGAGTGGGATTGGTGTGTAATAAACAAAAGCGATTTGACTGATGACATTCCTCACATTCAATTACGTGATCACCGAGATTGGTTTAAAGCGACcactattgataatattttctcactTTGGCAGCAATTTGGTACAGAATCCTATATGCTGGTTGGAGGAAATACGGGAAAAG GCGTTGTTCCAATATTGGAATATCCGAAACttcttattgatataaatcatattccCGAACTACATGGTTATTACGTGGATCAAAATTTGGTGATCGGAGCATCAACGACTCTGACTGATTTAATGacaatatttgaattcaaag TCTGCAACTATTGGAGGAAACTTAgcattgaaaaatttacatcCTGGATTTCAATCTga
- the LOC116770593 gene encoding keratin-associated protein 19-2-like, with the protein MKFLVVVALLVAVVFAEEEKKTEKRGLSGLGYGGLGYSGLGYGGHGLGYSAGYGGLGYSGGYAGYAPVAVSKVAYTTSHGGYGGLGGYGGYGGYSGLGGYNGLGGYGYYGGHGGYASPVVGYGGYYGGHGHGYGGLGGIGGLGYYGHH; encoded by the exons ATGAAATTCCTG GTCGTCGTAGCCCTGCTGGTTGCCGTTGTCTTCGCGGAAGAAGAAAAGAAAACTGAAAAACGTGGTCTTTCGGGACTGGGCTACGGTGGACTAGGCTACAGTGGTCTGGGCTATGGTGGTCACGGGCTGGGCTATAGCGCCGGTTACGGTGGACTCGGTTATAGTGGTGGATACGCTGGATATG CTCCAGTAGCAGTCAGTAAGGTGGCCTACACCACCTCTCACGGAGGCTACGGCGGACTTGGCGGATACGGCGGATATGGCGGTTACTCCGGCCTTGGTGGATACAACGGCCTTG GCGGATATGGTTACTATGGTGGTCACGGCGGATACGCCTCCCCGGTCGTCGGTTACGGCGGCTACTATGGCGGACACGGCCATGGTTACGGCGGACTTGGCGGAATTGGCGGACTTGGCTACTACGGACACCATTAA